CGGTCGGCGTTGTCGTTGGCGACATTGCCAAAGTTCGTATCGGCAAGCAATATATCCTCTGCCGATCTCTTCGAAACTTAGCCCGCTTGAGCTTGTTTACCTATCCCGGGCGCACCCGCACTTCGAGAATCTCCCGAACAGAGGCCGTCACGGAGGGGATAACACGATCAACCCATGAAAATCACCGGCACAGTCGTCAAACTCAGCATCTTCTTGCTGGTGCTGCTGCTCTTTAGCGTGATGATCATCATCGTGTTCGGTCAGCTCCGTTTCGACCCCACCAATGGCTATTCTGCCGAGTTCAGCAACGTCAGCGGGCTGCGCAACGGGCAGTTCGTCCGCGCCTCAGGGGTGGAGATCGGCAAGGTCAAAAACGTCAAGCTGGTCGACGGCGGCAAACGGGTGCGGGTGGATTTCGACGTCGACCGCTCGGCGCCGCTGTATCAGTCGACGACCGCGCAGATCCGTTACCTGGATCTGATCGGCAATCGCTACCTGGAGCTCAAGCGCGGCACCGGCGACGGCTCTGACAAGATCTTGCCGCCCGGAGGATTCATCCCGCTGTCGCGTACGTCGCCGGCGCTGGACCTTGATGCGCTGATTGGTGGTTTTAAGCCGCTGTTTCGGGCGCTGGACCCGGACAAGATCAACACCATCACCTCGGCGTTGATCACTGTGTTTCAGGGTGAGGGCGGCACCATCAACGACATTCTCGATCAAACCGCGCAGCTGACCTCGCAGATCGCCGAGCGTGATCAGGCGATCGGCGAGGTGGTCAAGAACCTCAACATCGTCCTGGACACCACGGTTCGGCACCGCAGGGATTTCGATCAGACGGTCAACAACCTCGAGATTCTGGTCACCGGGCTGCGCAACCACGACGACTCGCTTGCTGGCGGGACCGCGCGCGTCAGCAATGCCGCCGGAACGGTGGCCGATCTGCTGGGCGAAAACCGCTCTCTGCTGCACAAGACCATCAATTATCTGGACGCCGTTCAGCAGCCGCTGATCGATCACCGGCAGGAGCTCAACGATTACCTCCACAAGCTGCCGACCGCATTGAACATGATCGGGCGCGCCATCGGCTCGTATGGAGACTTCGTGAACTTCTACGCCTGCGACATCAGCCTCAGGATCAACGGGCTGCAGCCTGGTGGCCCGGTCCGCACGGTCCGGCTTTTCACGCAGCCGACGGGTAGGTGCACGCCGCAATGAGAACGCTGGAACCGCCGAATCCGCTGCGAATCGGGCTCATGGGCATCATGGTGACGCTGCTGGTCATCGGTGCGGGCCAAAGCTTTACCAGTATGTGGGCAAGATCGGCAGCATCGAGCCGGCGGGCGACAAGGTGAACGTCACCGCCGGTCTCATGACGCCTGAATCGTTGGCTGAATTGATGGGGGGTCCCGACATCGAACCCGTTCAATCGACCCTGCAGACTCCGCCTGGACCGCCGAACGCTTACGACGAGTATCCGGTGCTGCCACCCATCGGCTTGCCGGCGCAAGTGCCGATACCGCCACCGCCGGTCCCGGGCGTGGTTCTGGACCCCGCCCGCTCCCTCGCCCGCTCCAGGGCCGGCGCCCGCGCCCCCGTCGGCGCGCCGCTGCCCGCAGAGGCGGGAGCGGGCCAGTGAACGCGCTCAATGTAGTACGGTGGCGCGGCTGGCAGGCACTGGTGTTGCTGGTGGTCGCGATGGTGCTGAGTTCGTGTGGCTGGCGCGGCATCTCCAACGTGTCTATCCCGGGCGGCCCCGGCAGCGCTAAGGGGTCCTACATCCTCTACGCACAGGTGCCCGACACCCTGGGAATCAACGTCAACAGCAAGGTGATGGTTGCCGACGTGACGGTGGGCTCGATACGCAAGATCGAGCTGAGGAACTGGGTGGCAACACTGACACTCGGCATCGACAAGGGCGTCAAGCT
The sequence above is drawn from the Mycobacterium riyadhense genome and encodes:
- a CDS encoding virulence factor Mce family protein is translated as MKITGTVVKLSIFLLVLLLFSVMIIIVFGQLRFDPTNGYSAEFSNVSGLRNGQFVRASGVEIGKVKNVKLVDGGKRVRVDFDVDRSAPLYQSTTAQIRYLDLIGNRYLELKRGTGDGSDKILPPGGFIPLSRTSPALDLDALIGGFKPLFRALDPDKINTITSALITVFQGEGGTINDILDQTAQLTSQIAERDQAIGEVVKNLNIVLDTTVRHRRDFDQTVNNLEILVTGLRNHDDSLAGGTARVSNAAGTVADLLGENRSLLHKTINYLDAVQQPLIDHRQELNDYLHKLPTALNMIGRAIGSYGDFVNFYACDISLRINGLQPGGPVRTVRLFTQPTGRCTPQ